A stretch of the Streptomyces sp. NBC_00078 genome encodes the following:
- a CDS encoding carbohydrate ABC transporter permease codes for MTTTAPTALSRKPVRWGRIAVHLGCLAALLVMLYPLAWLLATSLKPADEVIASLDLLPSHLEWSNYKTALDGVNDVSIWRLLGNSLLIAGGAVVGNVISCSLAAYAFARLRFRFRGPMFAFMIATIMLPHHAVLIPQYILFNKLGLVNTYWPLILPKFLATEAFFVFLIVQFMRGLPRELEEAARIDGCGPFRSFFQVILPLTRPALITTAIFTFIWTWNDFFTQLIYLFDPDKFTLTLALRSFVDASSQSAFGPMFAMSVIALLPIVLFFLAFQRFLVEGMASSGLKG; via the coding sequence ATGACCACCACTGCCCCAACCGCCCTGTCCCGCAAGCCCGTTCGCTGGGGCCGGATCGCCGTGCACCTCGGCTGCCTGGCCGCCCTGCTGGTCATGCTCTACCCGCTGGCCTGGCTCCTCGCCACCTCGCTCAAACCGGCCGACGAGGTCATCGCCAGCCTCGACCTGCTGCCCAGCCACCTGGAGTGGTCGAACTACAAGACCGCCCTGGACGGCGTGAACGACGTGTCCATCTGGCGGCTTCTCGGCAACTCGCTGCTGATCGCGGGCGGTGCGGTCGTCGGCAACGTCATCAGCTGCTCGCTGGCCGCCTACGCCTTCGCAAGGCTTCGATTCCGCTTCCGCGGGCCGATGTTCGCCTTCATGATCGCGACGATCATGCTGCCGCACCACGCGGTGCTGATCCCGCAGTACATCCTCTTCAACAAGCTCGGCCTGGTGAACACCTACTGGCCGCTGATCCTGCCGAAGTTCCTCGCCACGGAGGCGTTCTTCGTCTTCCTGATCGTGCAGTTCATGCGCGGGCTGCCGAGGGAGCTGGAGGAGGCGGCGCGCATCGACGGCTGCGGACCGTTCCGCAGCTTCTTCCAGGTCATCCTGCCGCTCACCCGCCCCGCACTGATCACCACGGCGATCTTCACGTTCATCTGGACGTGGAACGACTTCTTCACCCAGCTGATCTACCTCTTCGACCCGGACAAGTTCACCCTCACGCTCGCGCTGCGGTCCTTCGTGGACGCCTCCAGCCAGTCGGCGTTCGGCCCGATGTTCGCCATGTCCGTGATCGCGCTGCTGCCGATCGTGCTGTTCTTCCTCGCCTTCCAGCGGTTCCTGGTGGAGGGCATGGCCAGCTCCGGACTGAAGGGGTGA
- a CDS encoding carbohydrate ABC transporter permease — MTTTDIPAPTARPPRPATAPKRRPKREREGAAWVFLSPWVLGATVLTLLPMAVSLYLSFTDYDLFNAPHWVGLRNYTQMFTEDPRYWRSVVTTLTYVVIAVPLQLALALVVALALKTLKRGKGLYRSAFYAPSLLGASMSVALVWRAVFNDGGTVDNLFGTGGWVNKPGWSLVAVALLTVWQFGAPMVIFLAGLQQIPAELYEAAAVDGAGTWRQFRSVTVPMLSPVLFFNLVLQTIQAFQVFTPAFAVSGGKGGPADSTLVYTLYLYDRGFVASHMGYASAMAWVLLLAIGAVTAVLFRTSRSWVFYASEGDR, encoded by the coding sequence ATGACCACCACCGACATCCCCGCACCCACGGCCCGACCGCCCCGCCCCGCAACCGCCCCCAAGCGCCGCCCCAAGCGCGAACGCGAGGGCGCGGCCTGGGTGTTCCTGTCCCCCTGGGTACTCGGCGCGACCGTCCTGACGCTGCTGCCGATGGCTGTCTCCCTCTATCTCTCCTTCACCGACTACGACCTGTTCAACGCGCCGCACTGGGTGGGCCTGCGCAACTACACGCAGATGTTCACCGAGGACCCGCGGTACTGGCGGTCGGTCGTCACGACCCTGACGTACGTCGTGATCGCTGTGCCCCTGCAACTCGCGCTCGCCCTCGTCGTCGCGCTCGCCCTCAAGACCCTCAAGCGCGGCAAGGGCTTGTACCGCTCCGCCTTCTACGCGCCCTCGCTGCTCGGCGCGTCCATGTCCGTCGCCCTCGTCTGGCGGGCCGTCTTCAACGACGGCGGCACCGTGGACAACCTGTTCGGCACCGGCGGCTGGGTCAACAAGCCCGGCTGGTCGCTGGTGGCCGTGGCACTGCTGACGGTCTGGCAGTTCGGCGCGCCGATGGTCATCTTCCTGGCCGGACTGCAGCAGATACCCGCCGAACTGTACGAGGCGGCAGCCGTGGACGGGGCCGGCACCTGGCGGCAGTTCCGGTCCGTCACGGTGCCGATGCTGTCCCCGGTGCTCTTCTTCAACCTGGTCCTGCAGACCATCCAGGCGTTCCAGGTGTTCACGCCCGCCTTCGCGGTCAGCGGCGGCAAGGGCGGCCCCGCCGACTCGACCCTCGTCTACACCCTCTACCTCTACGACCGGGGCTTCGTCGCCTCCCACATGGGCTACGCCTCCGCCATGGCCTGGGTGCTGCTGCTCGCCATCGGCGCCGTCACCGCGGTGCTCTTCCGCACCTCGCGCTCCTGGGTCTTCTACGCCTCCGAGGGGGACCGATGA
- a CDS encoding ABC transporter substrate-binding protein: protein MPGHRTKGFCASAAALALCAVLAGCGGPGESAGGGKVVLRYTWWGNPDRAARTEQAVALFEKHHPGVQVQTSFSGYDAYKQKLAIQATGGDAPDVMQLDYRQIDQYASGHVLLDLGKVKDDLRTGEIDAGLLATGRVNGAQYAVPQGRGTETVVYDVAAWKASGVPLPKQGWTWSQWANDTRALARKTGRPGATDPGQSEDAFEVWLRGRGKALYTEDGRLGFTAGDLTRWWTFTDRLRREGAVSPAGQTTQLDGSVENTPLGRGKAIADFNWDAPSSGYLALVKGGVALAPMPSGEDGTPGQYFKPSMFLGIGSHTGHRKEAAELVGFLLNDGQAAEILGATRGIPVNETVRSRTASQLKDFDKTVADFQTSLEGTLKNPPQAPPSGDNALQTTFQRDYDQVSYERMSPREAAQNYVTEAKAELRS from the coding sequence ATGCCCGGACACAGGACAAAGGGGTTCTGCGCATCGGCCGCCGCACTCGCGCTCTGCGCGGTGCTGGCCGGCTGCGGGGGACCCGGGGAGTCGGCGGGCGGCGGCAAGGTCGTGCTGCGCTACACGTGGTGGGGCAACCCCGATCGCGCGGCACGCACCGAGCAGGCCGTCGCCCTGTTCGAGAAACACCACCCCGGTGTGCAGGTACAGACGTCGTTCTCGGGATACGACGCCTACAAGCAGAAGCTCGCCATCCAGGCCACGGGCGGCGACGCACCCGACGTGATGCAGCTCGACTACCGCCAGATCGACCAGTACGCCTCCGGACACGTCCTGCTCGACCTCGGCAAGGTCAAGGACGATCTGCGCACCGGCGAGATCGATGCGGGCCTGCTGGCCACCGGCAGGGTGAACGGCGCCCAGTACGCCGTCCCGCAGGGCCGCGGCACCGAGACCGTGGTCTATGACGTGGCGGCCTGGAAGGCGTCCGGGGTGCCCCTGCCGAAACAGGGCTGGACCTGGAGCCAATGGGCCAACGACACAAGGGCGTTGGCGAGGAAGACCGGCAGGCCCGGTGCCACCGACCCCGGCCAGAGCGAGGACGCCTTCGAGGTGTGGCTGCGCGGCCGGGGCAAAGCCCTCTACACCGAGGACGGCAGACTCGGTTTCACCGCAGGCGATCTGACCCGGTGGTGGACCTTCACCGACCGGCTCCGCAGGGAGGGTGCCGTCTCCCCGGCCGGACAGACCACTCAGCTCGACGGCTCCGTGGAGAACACCCCGCTCGGCCGCGGCAAGGCCATCGCGGACTTCAACTGGGACGCCCCGTCCAGCGGTTACCTCGCCCTCGTCAAGGGCGGCGTCGCGCTGGCACCGATGCCGTCGGGCGAGGACGGCACACCCGGCCAGTACTTCAAGCCGTCCATGTTCCTCGGCATCGGATCCCACACCGGCCACCGGAAGGAGGCCGCCGAACTCGTCGGCTTCCTCCTCAACGACGGGCAGGCGGCGGAGATCCTCGGCGCGACCCGCGGCATCCCCGTCAACGAGACCGTCCGCAGCCGGACCGCCTCGCAGCTGAAGGACTTCGACAAGACGGTCGCCGACTTCCAGACGTCCCTGGAAGGAACCCTGAAAAACCCGCCGCAGGCGCCCCCCTCCGGCGACAACGCCCTGCAGACCACCTTCCAGCGCGACTACGACCAGGTGTCGTACGAGCGCATGTCGCCGCGCGAGGCGGCCCAGAACTACGTCACCGAGGCGAAGGCGGAGCTGAGGTCATGA
- a CDS encoding cupin encodes MVNDPKPALPHPLPGAVGLSHLSAYDWEAADGVCGGSPHLHLVCTEAYVVTGGRGAVQTLSPDGYRDIPLEPGSVAWFTPGTVHRMVQGGGLRITVLMQNSGLPEAGDAVFTFPPEVLADPGTYAAAATLPPGTGVETEAAARRRRDLAVEGYLALREALVAGDDGPYLEFQRAAARLVRDKVPRWRELWRAGALATAERTGAQLDALAAGEPAHLAGATAYEAAPTRLGGFGMCGRRDEYTLPGTTLPYEVK; translated from the coding sequence GTGGTGAACGACCCCAAGCCCGCCCTTCCCCATCCACTGCCCGGCGCGGTCGGCCTCTCCCATCTGAGCGCCTACGACTGGGAGGCCGCCGACGGGGTGTGCGGCGGCAGCCCGCATCTGCACCTGGTGTGCACCGAGGCGTACGTCGTCACCGGCGGCCGCGGGGCGGTGCAGACACTGAGCCCCGACGGATACCGGGACATCCCGCTGGAGCCGGGCTCGGTCGCCTGGTTCACTCCGGGCACCGTCCATCGCATGGTGCAGGGCGGCGGTCTGCGCATCACCGTGCTGATGCAGAACAGCGGCCTGCCCGAGGCCGGCGACGCCGTCTTCACCTTCCCGCCCGAGGTGCTCGCCGACCCCGGGACATACGCGGCGGCGGCAACGCTGCCACCCGGTACGGGAGTTGAGACCGAGGCGGCCGCGCGCCGCCGCAGAGACCTCGCCGTCGAGGGCTATCTCGCCCTGCGCGAGGCGCTCGTGGCCGGGGACGACGGACCGTATCTGGAGTTCCAGCGGGCCGCCGCCCGCCTGGTGCGCGACAAGGTGCCGCGCTGGCGCGAGTTGTGGCGGGCCGGCGCGCTGGCCACCGCCGAGCGCACCGGGGCCCAGCTCGACGCCCTCGCGGCGGGTGAGCCCGCGCATCTCGCCGGCGCGACCGCGTACGAGGCCGCGCCCACCCGGCTCGGCGGCTTCGGCATGTGCGGCCGCCGCGACGAGTACACGCTCCCGGGGACGACACTGCCGTACGAAGTCAAGTAG
- a CDS encoding PmoA family protein, with translation MSIRVSHAYGDHIAVAAPDGTEILRYVYRPDPDAFEARKPYAHPVRTLAGRTVTGYRPSDHRWHKGLQMTASHLSGQNFWGGNCYVHGEGYLPLPDRIGSMRHDGFPEFTVEDDRLTFTEALTWVENGGGEWAREERGLAVHSVDEEAGAWALDWSIRLTNTRDVPLAFGSPTTAGRELAGYTGLQWRGPRDFTGGTAFGPDTDGGAGVDAGKLMGTQGPWLAFTTEHDDVDAHSTLVFAHAPENLDEHSAVHESHWFVRSEPIPTVAFSWAFFEEFELPPGASFGYRYRVVVADGVWDRDRVGTHLEGLPW, from the coding sequence ATGAGTATCCGCGTCAGTCACGCGTACGGCGACCACATCGCGGTCGCGGCGCCGGACGGCACCGAGATCCTCCGCTACGTCTACCGTCCCGACCCCGACGCCTTCGAGGCGCGAAAGCCCTACGCGCACCCGGTGCGCACCCTCGCCGGACGCACCGTGACCGGCTATCGCCCCAGCGACCACCGCTGGCACAAGGGCCTGCAGATGACGGCGAGTCATCTGTCCGGACAGAACTTCTGGGGCGGCAACTGCTATGTCCACGGCGAGGGTTACCTGCCGCTGCCCGACCGTATCGGGTCGATGCGGCACGACGGCTTCCCCGAGTTCACGGTCGAGGACGACCGGCTGACGTTCACCGAGGCCCTGACCTGGGTGGAGAACGGCGGCGGCGAATGGGCGCGCGAGGAGCGCGGGCTGGCCGTGCACTCGGTCGACGAGGAGGCCGGCGCCTGGGCCCTGGACTGGTCGATCCGCCTCACCAACACCCGTGACGTGCCTCTCGCGTTCGGCTCACCCACCACGGCCGGCCGGGAGCTGGCTGGCTACACCGGGCTGCAGTGGCGCGGTCCCCGCGACTTCACCGGCGGCACCGCCTTCGGTCCCGACACCGACGGGGGAGCGGGCGTCGACGCGGGAAAGCTGATGGGCACGCAGGGCCCCTGGCTGGCCTTCACCACCGAGCACGACGACGTGGACGCGCACTCCACGCTCGTCTTCGCGCACGCCCCCGAGAACCTCGACGAGCACTCCGCCGTACACGAATCGCACTGGTTCGTACGCTCCGAACCGATCCCCACGGTTGCGTTCTCCTGGGCGTTCTTCGAGGAGTTCGAGCTGCCGCCCGGGGCGTCCTTCGGCTACCGCTACCGGGTGGTGGTCGCCGACGGCGTCTGGGACCGCGACCGCGTCGGCACCCACCTGGAAGGCCTGCCGTGGTGA
- a CDS encoding alpha-lytic protease prodomain-containing protein: MRRTTAMRTSLSALLLLGTWATASSLPAAASGSPARPTEAPASAQLLSAMQHDLGLTKSQAEARLTEEKTATAVERKAKRVAGSSYGGSWFDAESGRLTVAVTRGADAGAVRATGATVRLVQHSARQLDAARARIDALSAPAGVSSWYVDARTNKVVVNVVTTHRDDNDVRPFLASARRAGPVTVKETSAAPRTFAAGTVGGDPYYTGNVRCSIGFSVYGGFVTAGHCGRPSAAVYGWDHSYVGAFQGSSFPDNDYAWVNVGSGWWTVPVVLGWGTVSDQLVRGSAEAPVGASVCRSGSTSHWHCGTVLAKNETVNYSQGAVHEMTKTSVCAEPGDSGGSFISGDQAQGVTSGGWGNCGSGGETWFQPVNEILNRYGLTLHTA, encoded by the coding sequence TTGAGACGCACAACAGCCATGCGTACAAGCCTGTCCGCACTCCTCCTCCTTGGCACCTGGGCCACCGCGAGCAGCCTGCCCGCCGCTGCCTCGGGCTCCCCCGCACGCCCCACCGAAGCACCCGCCTCCGCCCAGCTCCTGTCCGCGATGCAGCACGATCTGGGCCTGACGAAGAGCCAGGCCGAGGCACGTCTGACCGAGGAGAAGACGGCGACGGCCGTGGAACGGAAGGCCAAGCGCGTCGCCGGATCGTCGTACGGCGGCTCCTGGTTCGACGCCGAAAGCGGCAGGCTGACCGTCGCCGTCACCCGCGGCGCGGACGCCGGGGCCGTACGCGCGACCGGTGCGACCGTACGCCTCGTACAGCACAGCGCGCGGCAACTCGACGCGGCCAGGGCACGCATCGACGCACTGTCCGCGCCTGCGGGCGTGAGCAGTTGGTACGTCGATGCCAGGACCAACAAGGTCGTCGTGAACGTCGTCACCACGCACCGCGATGACAACGATGTCCGGCCGTTCCTGGCAAGTGCCCGCCGGGCCGGCCCCGTCACCGTGAAGGAGACCTCCGCCGCACCGCGGACCTTCGCCGCCGGCACCGTGGGCGGCGACCCGTACTACACCGGCAACGTCCGCTGTTCCATAGGCTTTTCGGTGTACGGCGGCTTCGTCACCGCCGGGCACTGCGGCCGGCCGAGCGCGGCGGTGTACGGCTGGGACCACTCCTACGTCGGCGCCTTCCAGGGTTCGTCGTTCCCGGACAACGACTACGCGTGGGTGAACGTCGGCAGCGGCTGGTGGACCGTGCCGGTGGTGCTCGGCTGGGGCACGGTGTCCGACCAGCTCGTCCGTGGCTCCGCCGAGGCTCCGGTCGGTGCGTCCGTCTGCCGCTCCGGCTCCACCTCCCACTGGCACTGCGGCACGGTGCTGGCCAAGAACGAGACGGTCAACTACAGCCAGGGCGCCGTCCACGAGATGACGAAGACGAGCGTCTGCGCCGAGCCCGGTGATTCCGGTGGCTCCTTCATCAGCGGCGACCAGGCCCAGGGCGTCACTTCCGGCGGCTGGGGCAACTGCGGTTCCGGCGGCGAGACCTGGTTCCAGCCCGTCAACGAGATCCTCAACCGGTACGGGCTGACCCTGCACACCGCCTGA
- a CDS encoding helix-turn-helix domain-containing protein, with protein MTDLDIAEVALRAGVPASTLRFYEERGLIAPSGRRGLRRQYDPGVLERLALIALGRTAGFSLDEIARMFAPDGRTRIDREMLASKAAELDRTIHELGALRDSLRHAAACPAPRKRVPRRP; from the coding sequence ATGACAGACCTGGACATAGCCGAGGTGGCACTCCGCGCCGGGGTTCCCGCCTCGACGCTGCGGTTCTACGAGGAGAGAGGGCTGATCGCCCCGAGCGGCAGGCGGGGTCTGCGCCGTCAGTACGACCCCGGCGTACTGGAGCGCCTTGCGCTGATCGCACTCGGGCGCACCGCCGGTTTCTCGCTCGACGAGATCGCGCGCATGTTCGCGCCGGACGGACGGACCCGCATCGACCGGGAGATGCTCGCGTCCAAGGCCGCGGAGCTGGACAGGACGATCCACGAACTCGGCGCGCTGCGCGACTCGCTGCGCCACGCCGCCGCCTGCCCCGCACCCAGGAAGCGGGTTCCACGGCGCCCGTGA
- a CDS encoding class I SAM-dependent methyltransferase has translation MDGTRGTDDDQAARWNGPGGNAWVEMQPVLDEMFRPFEDLLVDAVSAGHGSRVLDVGCGTGGITLAVARRLASAGRCTGVDISQPVIAAARARAGREGTPASFVRADAQDHAFEPASFDFVVSRFGVMFFNDSVMAFENLRRASTDDGRLRFVAWRGAAENPFMTTAERAAAPLLPGLPARRPDGPGQFAFADPDRIRRILADSGWAEIDIRPIDVTCALPERELAHYLARLGPVGLALREVDERTRRQVLETVLAAFDGFVQGQEVRFTAACWLVGARASSASSAS, from the coding sequence ATGGACGGCACCCGCGGGACCGACGACGATCAGGCGGCGCGTTGGAACGGGCCCGGCGGCAACGCCTGGGTCGAGATGCAGCCCGTGCTCGACGAGATGTTCAGGCCCTTCGAGGACCTGCTCGTCGATGCCGTGTCCGCCGGACACGGCAGTCGTGTGCTCGATGTCGGCTGCGGCACCGGCGGCATCACGCTGGCCGTCGCGCGGCGGCTCGCTTCGGCGGGGCGTTGTACGGGCGTCGACATCTCCCAACCCGTGATCGCCGCCGCCCGGGCGCGGGCCGGGCGGGAGGGGACTCCGGCGTCCTTCGTCCGCGCCGACGCTCAGGATCACGCGTTCGAGCCTGCGTCCTTCGACTTCGTCGTCTCACGCTTCGGTGTCATGTTCTTCAACGACTCCGTGATGGCGTTCGAGAATCTCCGCCGTGCCTCGACGGACGACGGCCGGCTCCGGTTCGTCGCCTGGCGCGGCGCTGCGGAGAATCCGTTCATGACGACGGCCGAACGCGCCGCGGCACCTCTGCTGCCCGGCCTCCCCGCCCGGCGCCCGGACGGGCCCGGGCAGTTCGCCTTCGCGGATCCGGACAGGATCCGCCGCATCCTGGCGGACAGCGGCTGGGCCGAGATCGACATCCGGCCGATCGACGTGACCTGTGCTCTGCCCGAGAGGGAACTGGCCCACTACCTCGCCCGGCTCGGTCCGGTCGGTCTGGCCCTGCGCGAGGTGGACGAGCGGACCCGCCGGCAGGTCCTGGAAACGGTTCTGGCCGCGTTCGACGGCTTTGTGCAGGGCCAGGAGGTCCGCTTCACGGCGGCCTGCTGGCTGGTCGGCGCCCGGGCGTCGTCCGCGTCGTCCGCCTCCTGA
- a CDS encoding ThuA domain-containing protein — protein sequence MTRKKALIVRGGWEGHRPVEATELFLPFLEGSGYTVRIEESTDVYADAAELAGTDLVVQCISMSQITAEQLSGLSAAIVAGTGFTGWHGGIVDSFRASSDYLHLVGGQFAVHPGKEPCERRGEAEDNFLPHAVTITELGREHPVTAGVEDFELCTEQYWVLHDDLIDVLATTTHPARAWQPWDRPVTSPAIWTRRWGAGRIVVTTPGHSLDVLENPSVRTVIERGMLWATRTASAS from the coding sequence ATGACGCGGAAGAAGGCCCTGATCGTTCGAGGCGGTTGGGAGGGACACCGGCCGGTCGAGGCAACGGAGTTGTTCCTGCCCTTCCTCGAGGGCAGCGGTTACACCGTCCGGATCGAGGAGTCGACGGACGTCTACGCCGACGCCGCCGAACTGGCCGGGACCGACCTCGTGGTGCAGTGCATCTCGATGTCGCAGATCACCGCCGAGCAGTTGTCGGGGCTGAGCGCGGCGATCGTGGCCGGTACCGGCTTCACCGGCTGGCACGGTGGCATCGTCGACTCGTTCCGTGCGTCCTCCGACTATCTCCACCTGGTGGGGGGCCAGTTCGCCGTCCACCCGGGCAAGGAGCCGTGCGAGCGCCGGGGAGAGGCCGAGGACAACTTCCTGCCGCACGCCGTCACCATCACCGAGCTGGGCCGCGAGCATCCGGTCACCGCCGGCGTCGAGGACTTCGAGCTGTGCACGGAGCAGTACTGGGTGCTCCACGACGACCTGATCGACGTCCTGGCCACGACCACACATCCGGCCCGCGCCTGGCAGCCCTGGGACCGGCCCGTCACCTCTCCGGCGATCTGGACCCGGCGGTGGGGCGCCGGGCGGATCGTGGTGACCACTCCGGGGCACAGCCTCGACGTGCTGGAGAACCCGAGCGTCCGCACCGTCATCGAGAGGGGCATGCTGTGGGCGACACGCACCGCGTCGGCGTCGTAG
- a CDS encoding Gfo/Idh/MocA family protein, translating into MGDTHRVGVVGLGVISRAYLDTLAGHPAVRVTAVADLDASRSAAVAAGLPGVQALSVEELLSSPDVDTVLNLTVPAAHAEIALGAIGHGKNVYGEKPLAATLVDAHAVMEAAAKAGVGVGCAPDTVLGTGIQTARAAVEAGAIGRPQFASAVMITAGHERWHPHPDFYYTDGGGPLLDMGPYYLASLVHLLGPVRAVTGASSRLRTERVIGSGPRAGERIPVEVDSHVSGVLEHVGGTLTTITTSFDGVATTAAPIEIHGETGTLSVPDPNGFDGEVRLFGLGDTQWRTLPPSAGYVAGARGVGLLDFVAADGQRPPRASGDLALHVLETMTALLSSSAEGRRIELTTSAQPPAAVALTAVEEWAGAASW; encoded by the coding sequence GTGGGCGACACGCACCGCGTCGGCGTCGTAGGTCTCGGCGTCATCTCCCGCGCGTACCTGGACACGCTGGCCGGCCATCCCGCCGTACGCGTCACCGCGGTGGCCGATCTCGACGCCTCGCGGTCGGCCGCGGTCGCCGCCGGACTGCCCGGCGTCCAGGCGCTGTCCGTCGAGGAGTTGCTGAGCAGCCCGGACGTGGACACGGTGCTGAACCTCACCGTCCCTGCGGCCCATGCCGAGATCGCCCTCGGCGCCATCGGCCATGGCAAGAACGTCTACGGTGAGAAGCCCCTGGCCGCCACCCTCGTCGACGCCCATGCCGTCATGGAGGCCGCCGCGAAAGCGGGAGTCGGGGTGGGCTGCGCGCCGGACACCGTCCTGGGCACCGGAATCCAGACGGCACGGGCGGCGGTCGAGGCGGGCGCGATCGGACGCCCCCAGTTCGCCTCGGCCGTCATGATCACCGCCGGGCACGAACGCTGGCATCCCCACCCCGACTTCTACTACACCGACGGCGGTGGCCCGCTCCTCGACATGGGGCCGTACTACCTGGCGTCCCTGGTCCATCTGCTGGGTCCGGTGCGTGCCGTGACCGGGGCCTCCAGCAGGCTGCGCACCGAGCGGGTCATCGGCTCCGGCCCGCGCGCGGGCGAGCGGATACCGGTCGAGGTGGACAGTCATGTCTCCGGTGTGCTGGAGCACGTGGGCGGGACCCTGACGACGATCACCACGAGCTTCGACGGCGTGGCCACCACTGCCGCGCCGATCGAGATCCACGGCGAGACGGGGACGCTCTCGGTGCCGGATCCCAACGGCTTCGACGGCGAGGTGCGGCTCTTCGGACTCGGCGACACGCAGTGGCGCACGCTGCCGCCGTCCGCGGGTTACGTCGCGGGCGCACGCGGAGTCGGCCTGCTCGACTTCGTCGCCGCCGACGGGCAGCGGCCGCCTCGCGCAAGCGGTGATCTCGCCCTGCATGTGCTGGAGACGATGACCGCGCTCCTTTCCTCGTCGGCCGAGGGACGACGGATCGAGCTGACGACATCGGCGCAGCCGCCCGCCGCGGTTGCGCTCACGGCCGTGGAGGAGTGGGCCGGGGCCGCGTCATGGTGA
- a CDS encoding PP2C family protein-serine/threonine phosphatase: MAGPVASARRAVAQLAAGAPVLPVLIVSVIVLADLAGGAGMIWLPMLTAGPALAATTNGPRGVLCVGLLAAVLGATLGSRDGVPDRELAAVLSALMAVTLASALTGVLRRRRERVLAAVRSVAETAQHVLLKPVPASVGPFQVAVRYSAAAAEARIGGDLYALIPTPYGVRLIVGDVRGKGLPAVGTAALVLGVFREAAYDEPDLLAVVDRIERSLARNLGGDDFVTAVVAGYPRPGQLEVVNCGHAPPLLVRASGSVAAVEPTQPAPPLGLRALAPHTPGLQVLPFTDGDQLLLYTDGVTEARDHDRAFYPLDEGLARHVSDDPARTLGALHEELLAHVGGRLHDDAALLLIRKPAPSERAPLAGTRSDTVAPRTTSCAPVCKPLEGTAS; encoded by the coding sequence GTGGCCGGTCCCGTGGCCTCGGCCAGGCGTGCCGTCGCACAGCTGGCCGCCGGCGCGCCCGTCCTGCCCGTACTGATCGTCTCGGTGATCGTGCTGGCCGACCTCGCGGGCGGAGCGGGGATGATCTGGCTGCCGATGCTCACCGCCGGGCCCGCCCTGGCCGCCACCACCAACGGGCCGCGCGGTGTCCTGTGCGTAGGCCTCCTCGCCGCGGTGCTGGGCGCGACGCTCGGCAGCCGGGACGGAGTTCCGGACCGGGAACTCGCGGCCGTGCTGTCCGCCCTGATGGCCGTCACCCTCGCGAGTGCCCTGACCGGCGTGCTGCGCCGCCGCCGCGAACGCGTGCTCGCGGCCGTCCGCTCGGTCGCGGAGACCGCCCAGCACGTGCTGCTCAAGCCCGTGCCGGCGTCTGTCGGCCCCTTCCAGGTCGCCGTCCGCTACAGCGCCGCGGCCGCCGAGGCCCGTATCGGTGGGGATCTCTACGCGCTGATCCCCACGCCGTACGGTGTGCGGCTGATCGTCGGCGATGTGCGCGGCAAAGGCCTGCCGGCCGTGGGCACCGCCGCGCTGGTGCTCGGAGTCTTCCGCGAGGCGGCCTACGACGAGCCCGATCTGCTCGCCGTCGTCGACAGGATCGAGCGGAGCCTCGCACGTAATCTCGGCGGCGACGACTTCGTCACCGCCGTGGTCGCCGGATATCCGAGGCCGGGACAGCTGGAGGTGGTGAACTGCGGACACGCGCCGCCGCTGCTGGTGCGTGCGTCCGGGAGCGTCGCGGCGGTGGAGCCTACGCAGCCGGCCCCGCCCCTCGGGCTGCGTGCCCTTGCGCCTCATACCCCCGGCCTCCAGGTTCTGCCCTTCACCGACGGGGACCAGCTGCTGCTCTACACCGACGGGGTCACCGAGGCCCGGGACCACGACCGCGCGTTCTATCCCCTTGACGAAGGGCTGGCACGCCACGTGTCCGACGACCCGGCGCGCACCCTCGGCGCGCTCCACGAAGAACTCCTCGCACACGTGGGCGGCCGGCTGCACGACGACGCGGCACTGCTCCTGATCCGCAAACCGGCGCCGTCCGAGCGCGCGCCCCTAGCCGGTACCCGAAGCGACACGGTGGCACCGCGGACGACTTCCTGCGCTCCCGTCTGCAAGCCCCTTGAGGGAACAGCGAGTTGA